One Lytechinus variegatus isolate NC3 chromosome 14, Lvar_3.0, whole genome shotgun sequence genomic region harbors:
- the LOC121427979 gene encoding uncharacterized protein LOC121427979 gives MGQDLEKEEDSLINALEKVLADEAELDNAENDSDDEATITDRELSLLLSMLREDMDEMTPNGARGYKWRPSYYPSESLHVGALEPLATGFLPSRYSGQRKRFLTGALEPISSGFIKKGFNGGAMEPLGSGFFKKGFNSGAMEPLSSGFIKKGFNSGAMEPLSSGFIKKGFNSGAMEPLSSGFIKKGFNSGAMEPLSSGFIKKGFHSGAMEPLSSGFIKKGFHSGAMEPLSSGFIKKGFNSGAMEPLSSGFIKKGFNSGAMEPLSSGFIKKGFNSGAMEPLSSGFIKKGFNSGAMEPLSSGFIKKGFNSGAMEPLSSGFIKKGFNSGAMEPLSSGFIKKGFNSGAMEPLSSGFIKKGFNNAAMEPLASGFMDGKRGFYSGAMEPISSGFHGGKRGFHEEDMEKDKKGFNNGALEPLQTGFLKD, from the exons ATGGGACAA GATCTCGAAAAAGAAGAGGACAGTCTCATCAACGCTCTGGAAAAAGTTTTGGCAGATGAAGCGGAACTCGACAACGCCGAAAACGACTCCGACGATGAGGCAACCATCACAGACCGAGAACTGTCGCTCCTGCTCTCGATGCTGCGTGAAGACATGGACGAGATGACCCCCAACGGTGCCCGAGGATACAAGTGGAGACCGTCCTACTACCCCTCCGAGTCCTTGCACGTAGGTGCACTGGAACCACTGGCTACAGGGTTCCTCCCCAGCCGCTACTCTGGCCAGAGGAAGAGGTTCTTGACAGGTGCCTTGGAACCCATCAGCAGCGGATTCATCAAGAAAGGTTTTAACGGAG GTGCTATGGAGCCCTTAGGGTCTGGCTTCTTCAAGAAAGGATTTAACAGTGGTGCCATGGAACCACTGTCGTCAGGGTTTATCAAGAAAGGCTTCAACAGTGGTGCAATGGAGCCTCTGTCATCAGGATTCATCAAGAAAGGCTTTAACAGTGGTGCCATGGAACCGCTCTCGTCAGGATTCATCAAGAAAGGTTTCAACAGTGGTGCCATGGAACCCCTTTCATCTGGATTCATCAAGAAAGGTTTTCACAGTGGTGCCATGGAACCTCTGTCATCTGGATTCATCAAGAAAGGTTTTCACAGTGGTGCCATGGAACCTCTTTCATCAGGATTCATCAAGAAAGGTTTCAACAGTGGTGCAATGGAACCACTATCATCAGGATTTATCAAGAAAGGCTTCAACAGTGGTGCCATGGAGCCATTATCATCAGGATTTATCAAGAAAGGCTTCAACAGTGGTGCAATGGAACCACTGTCATCAGGATTTATCAAGAAAGGATTCAACAGTGGTGCAATGGAACCACTATCATCAGGATTTATCAAGAAAGGCTTCAACAGTGGTGCAATGGAACCACTGTCATCAGGATTTATCAAGAAAGGCTTCAACAGTGGTGCAATGGAACCACTGTCATCGGGATTTATCAAGAAAGGATTCAACAGTGGTGCAATGGAACCGCTGTCATCGGGGTTCATCAAGAAAGGATTTAACAACGCTGCCATGGAACCACTTGCTTCCGGATTTATGGACGGTAAACGCGGTTTCTACAGCGGTGCAATGGAGCCAATAAGCTCAGGTTTCCACGGGGGAAAGAGGGGATTCCACGAAGAGGATATGGAAAAAGACAAGAAAGGGTTTAATAATGGTGCTCTTGAACCGCTTCAAACAGGCTTTTTAAAAGACTAG